TTTTTAAAGTTATCCTCCTATTTTGCATAGGGAAATGTTtagtaatcaaaataaattagtaaaaaaaagttaaaatttaatttatttaatattatttaattattacaataattaataaatactaaataaaaaaataatattcataCATTCAAGTATAAATTAGGacattgaataaatataaatttgataatttttttttaataaaaaagaagaacagAAGAAATGATGGATGATGACGTGTTAGAAAAAGATGATTTCCTAGGCGTAgattaaaaaaagaagataaggtATGGATTTGttttagttgttgttgttgctataTATAATAAAGGAGACAAGAGAAGTATATGGAATGAGGTAGTAACCAGATGGGAAGGAAGTGCTCACATTGTGGGAACGTAGGGCACAATTCAAGAACATGCACTTCTTCTTCGTTTCTTGGAATCCGTCTATTTGGAACCCACCTTCTAGCAGatccctcctcctcctcctcctcccccGCGACGATGATGACGATGAACAACAAGTACTTTAGCATGGACTCGTTAACATTATTCcccactactactactactactactactactgctGCTATTGGTTATCTATCAGATGGAGCTCCACCTCAAGACAAGAAGAAaggtatattatattattacatATAATCCTGCCgctgaatttaattaattaatattgtgTGGCAGGGGTAGCATGGACGGAAGAGGAGCACAGAAGATTCCTGGTTGGGCTTGAGAAGCTGGGGAAGGGAGACTGGAGGGGCATTTCTAGAAACTTCGTAACCACCAGAACACCGACTCAAGTTGCCAGCCATGCTCAGAAGTATTTCCTCCGTCTTGCTAATACCGTAAACCACAACAAACGCCGTTCAAGTCTCTTTGACACAAACAATACTCCTCCTActactgctgctgctgctgctgctacaTTGTCATTTCACTTTCTTGAACAACAACAAACCATCAACAACAGCAATAAGCCGTTGTTATCAACAGAAACTACTTCTgaatcctcctcctcctcttcctcctcctcctctatgTATAATAATAGTGTGCCACCACCGGATCTGGACCTCACTCTTGCACCGCCGCCACCACCTAACTCCTCCTCATGCTTCCCCCAATTATAactactttcttttcttttcttttctttttcttttcttttctactcGCAATCCATTTTTCTCTAGGACAACAAATATTATGTATGTACCCCCTTTTAATATCTATCCATTCCCGTCATCAAGTCTTTGCAACCAGGAAGAAAACATCATGTTTTTCTTGCTGCCATTCTTAATTCACTGTAACTCACTAATTAATCTAATAGTATATCATGCacgcaataataataataataatcggATCCAacttacaaaattattttaatccgACGTTACACTCAAGGtaaattcattatttatatatgcCAATATTTATTTGCAGAATCCGGATCATATTGTTGCAATCTCCCTTAATTTTTTGTTGGATGAAGTCATTACTTAATTTATCAACTATCAAAGTATACTTTGATGATTGCAAATTAGCTTCGCCACTCATCACCATCCATACCTACCttccaaaattatatatataattaatatataacgTCATGCTgttacctttttttttccttaatatATATACCTGGCTAGTGTACTAAAAAGCTTCGCGCTTATTAATCTCTTTATCTTTTTGGTGCTTATCTGTGTGTGTCTGAATATATTAATAGAACCACTGCGTGATTGGATAAAGTTTTATacattagtttttctttttcatgataATTGGAAGAAAGATTTTGCAATCCATTGCAACCACACTATCCGCTATAAAAGCTGTCGTCTACCCTTTATACTGTTTCTGCCTCACATTAATctgtatatattattaaataacgATAGTgacaaataataaaagatatattacCATTACTAGTAACTAGTAATAATAGGATCCCAACTAGTGTTTCAAATCTGGCCAGTgcttttttatttacattatactGGTTTTACCTAAATtaatctaaaaatatattaaaattaaaccaaTATATAGATTGTGTTTGTTTACAGGAATTGGATACTAAAAGACATAAAATTGTATTTGACAGATGAGATATGAACAAAGACATTATATTCAAAGATactaaattagtatattttgtgtctATTTTGACAGGAATGACACAAAAATACTAACAAGAgatacaacttattttttatttttttatttttttatttttttattatttttgttagtttttatatattttttattattatattttttctcaaatttttttaataaaaaaatgagaataaattaaattttcataatctGTTCTACTTTATcactaaataaaatacaaaaaatattaaattctgtATCTCTATCATTTATATCTTGTTCTCAGTGTCTTGTCTTGTATGTCCTGTTCTAAAAAACAAACACAACCATAGTGATTGACGTAGAGATAAACAAACATAGCAAATGACTTCAATTTTCAAGAATGTTTGTTTCCTCGTTCACTACAAGATAATTGGTAAATTGCGGCAGAAAATTCTTGATGGTTTCTTGAACCGCTGCCAATCAACGAAATAGTTGCAATTCTCATGGTGTACACATGATCCATTAAAAACTAATGAGAATAGTGATAGTTTGGTGTCCAAACCgctacaaataacatttttttggGGTNNNNNNNNNNNNNNNNNNNNNNNNNNNNNNNNNNNNNNNNNNNNNNNNNNNNNNNNNNNNNAAGGGGTCGTCCAAGTCTTCTCACTCCGTCGTGCACGTTCGTGTCGTTGTTGGCGTCTTTCCTATCCGTCCGTCCTGGTGTTATCGTCAGCAGCCTTCCCCCTTATCCTATTGTGCGTTGCTCGATCGCTTCCTCTCCCTTTTCTCTGgttccttcttctctcttgtccgaatttaatttgtttggttGTTGATCGATTAATTTTGCTCCAATTTTTCTTCTCCAATTTAACCTTCGGATTTAATTTTGTCCCAATGTCTGAACCTCCCGAGTATTGATAATTGAATCGGTAGTGTTTATTGCTTGTGGTCATCACTgaataaaactaataaagagGAAGACCTCCTCCCTAAACCAAAGGTGgctgatgcaccactatttcatggtatATTTTAGGTTGAATTGAGcagattttatccattattctcacacttattcatagaattcgcatgttttacattttccttcctaattttgtgctatgattaaaaacatacttctttggccttaaatttgctaatttttaattcactttaattccattcgatgccttgatatgtttgttaagtgattttaggtttagaagacaaagattggattgagagaatgaagaaaaagcatgtagaaatagagaactcatgaagaaatgaaggaattgcTAAACTGTCAATCCTGACGTTTTCGTActaaattgatcataacttgagctatagaggtccgaATGAGgcagtttcagttgcgttgaaaagctaacatccggggctttaaaatgatatgcaatttgTCATAGTTGCCTTGTTAGGCGACGCGTACGAGTcgcccatgcgtgcgcgtcgcagGATCAGCGTGACCCACTTAAAGGCAATACGTGACCAGCATTTTCTGAAGCATATTGGGCCTAATCCAACCAAtttctagaattaggttagggtTCTTAGGTTAATTTCTCTTAGATCTTGCTTTTAATTCTTGCTTTGATTTAGTTTCCTTTACTATTTCTTGTTCCTACATCTTTGCTCTCTTAgctttatttgttatttcctttatttttttattctcatgTTCATGCACTTTTGTTCCCTTTGATTTCAATTAAtacaatttatgttttcatgtttatgattgctttctttactttgttgttattgtttcctcTTGCAATTATTAGTCTTAGATTTTGCTATGTCTTGttagttttctatgtttttatcttatgccttctaagtgtttgataaaatgcttggttggattttaatttagttttttatgttcttgacttggattgattatttagagactattgagttatcaaaagtcttttgttgattggtgattgaagATTGCCggttagcttgaacttcacCAAAGCTAGTCTCTCActatgagttgactaggacttatgaactcaagttgattgtatgcacttgaccttcctccgttagttagaggttaactaagtgaaggcaattcacatttaccatcacaattgacgaGGATAATGAGGAtatgacttctaattctcaatccttgctaagagctttcttagttattagtttatttttctcgcaatctatattttcttgttccttatttcacaAACCCCATAAATATACTTtcacataaccaataataaactacTCTTCTCTgtaattccttgtgagacgacatgaggtttgaatacttcggttaattttattgggtttgcttaagtgacaaataaTTGAAACATTGACCTAGGataatttgttggtttagaactatacttgcaacgcgatatttttgtgaaaatatttCCTAACAATTTTCTTccgtcaagtttttggcgccgttgctggggaattgcaaacgtgtgccttattattggttattgtacatatttgccttttgcttatttgttagtttttgttattttttggagtttattgcttatttttattagcttttgtttttatttgctactatgaattctcaccccttaggctatgagtttggttcaaattatgttgtagggaatggaagatacaatgagaacatgcatcaatgttgggacaatcaaaggtgggaggagcctcaagcttATGGACAACCTCCATAGCAATAACCCTCTTCGATGtatggtgcacggaattgtgattcacacttttcacaatcacAATTCCAgtgccactaaccagcaagtgcactgggtcgtcaaagtaataccttacgtgagtaagggtcgttcccacagagattgtcagcttgaagcaatctctggttatcttgtaaaccttagtcaggagattaataataaaaagagttttgtttgtaaaaagtaaaagaatatgaataatacttgttatgcagtaatggagaacatgttgaggttttggagatgctctgtcttctgaatctctgctttcctactgttgtcttcttcacgcacgcaaggttccttccatggcaagttgtatgttggtggatcaccgttgtcaatggctaccatccatcctctctgtgaaaatggtccaactatgagttccgtagggctaatcatctgtcggttctcactcgtgctggaataggacccattgatccttttgcacactgtcactgcgcccaacatttgtgagtttgaagctcgtcacagtaaccccttcccagatcctactcggaataccacagacaaggtttagactttccggatctcaagagtgttgccaattgattctagcttataccac
The genomic region above belongs to Arachis duranensis cultivar V14167 chromosome 3, aradu.V14167.gnm2.J7QH, whole genome shotgun sequence and contains:
- the LOC107479628 gene encoding transcription factor MYBS3; its protein translation is MGRKCSHCGNVGHNSRTCTSSSFLGIRLFGTHLLADPSSSSSSPATMMTMNNKYFSMDSLTLFPTTTTTTTTTAAIGYLSDGAPPQDKKKGVAWTEEEHRRFLVGLEKLGKGDWRGISRNFVTTRTPTQVASHAQKYFLRLANTVNHNKRRSSLFDTNNTPPTTAAAAAATLSFHFLEQQQTINNSNKPLLSTETTSESSSSSSSSSSMYNNSVPPPDLDLTLAPPPPPNSSSCFPQL